CCTCAGTGGTGTAGCGATACATCCGCAAATTGTTTGACCAATAATCGGGTGGCAGGCCGGCCTTTAATTTTAGATGACGAAGGAAATCCACAGGATTTGGCAACGATTCCCATACGGCGGGCAGAAAGGTGCCTCGGTGGTGGCCATCCTCAAGAACCAGACCGTCAATGCCTGGACGGATTTTGGAAAGTAAATCTTGTTCGGAAATAAACTGGATTTCCTCTAACGGACTGAGCACAGAGATATGGATATCCAGATTATCTACTTCGTCCTCAGTCACAGGTGGAAAGCGGGGATCTTGAAAGGCCGCGGCGAAGGCATTGTAGATGACATCTTCCGCCAGTGGACGGCGCGGCTCTAATGAACCGATACAGCCGCGCAGCTGACCATTTTCTTGAAGGGTGACAAAAGTCGCTCTTTGTTCCTGCAAGGGCGGCGGCAGTTGTTGAAGATCTACTGCCGCTGGCCGTCCATGACGGGCGCCGTAACGAATGGATTCTCTTGCCAGTTCGAGCAGTAACTGCCGGTGTTGTGGAGAAAGTGAATGATTGGTGCTCATCTTAGTACGTATATATGTGTTTAAGGAGAAATGTGGGCAGGCTTTTGGGCTATGAGTAAAAGACGTAGGCGCCATACCCTACCACTTGATCTCGGGGTCCAGCGGTATCGCCAGAATTGCGCAGATCCACAGTTTCTGCCTTGAGATTATGATGGCGGGCAGCCAGCAACAGTCCGGCTACGGGGATACGGCCGCAGGCAGACTCCACGCCGAGACGGCTGGGATCGAGATCTTCGATGGCTGCCGAAGTAGCGGCATCCAACTGTTTGGCGGTTTCGTAATCATAGTAGTGGCTGAGATCCGAACTGATGATAATGAGGGTTTCCGCCCCTCCCCACAAACGTTCCAGAACCGTAGCCACTTCTTCTGGTGTTGCATCGCCAACCACAATGGGGACTACCTTGAAGTCTTCTAGCACTTCCTGCAAGAAGGGCAGCTGAACTTCAAGACTGTGTTCCGGTTCATGGGCTGCGTCGAATTGCACCACAAAGGGTAGATCGGCGATGGCTTGAATGGCCTGTTTGTCTACTGCCACTGCGCCCAAGGGGGTCATAAAGTAATCGGCGGCAGGGATTGCCAGGCCCTGGAAGGGTACGCGGTGAGCCGGTCCCAGTAAAATCACCCGTTTGATAATATCTTTCGCTGGTATCAGCAGCCGGTAAGCACTGGCGGCAACCGGACCCGAATAGACATAGCCTGCGTGCGGGGCAATAATAGCCTTAGGGACGGGACCTTCCACTTGAGTGGATGCGAGAAATTGCCGCACCATTTGGTCCAATTCCCGAGGGTTGTCCGGATAAAACATTCCGGCAACGGCGGGGTGACGGATGGCAGTCATATTCTTCTCCCTTTGAACTTGAAATTGACTCTTACCGTCTATATATGGACATTACCCACACAATTCAACAGGGGAAATACAATGACTACCGCCGCACTCGTTAAAGATACTGTGCCCACCAAGTATTGGCATAAATTGCCCGATGGCAAAATTCAGTGTGACCTCTGCCCGCGTTTTTGCAAACTGCACGAAGGGCAGCGTGGATTGTGTTTTGTGCGCGCCTGTCAAAATGGCCAGATTGTCCTCACCTCTTATGGCCGAGCCAGCGGGTTTGCCATTGATCCGATCGAAAAAAAACCCCTTTATCATTTTCTTCCCGGTACGCCGATTTTGTCGTTTGGCACCGCAGGCTGCAATCTGGCTTGCAAGTTTTGTCAAAACTGGGATATCAGCAAATCCCGCGAATTCGATACCTTGACCGTGGAAGCGCCGCCTAATGCGATTGCCTTGGCCGCCAAAGATTTGGGGTGCAAGAGCGTGGCTTATACTTATAACGACCCGGTTATCTTTCATGAATATGTCATTGATACCGCGATTGCCTGCCGGGAAGAGGGTATCAAATCGGTGGCGGTGACCGCAGGTTTCGTGTGCCCAGAGCCGCGCCAAGAATTCTATCAATACATGGATGCGGCCAATGTGGATTTAAAAGCGTTTACCGAAGATTTTTACCACAAAATCTGCGGCGGGCATTTGCAACCGGTATTGGAGACTCTCGAATACATCAAGCATGAAACCGACGTTTGGTTGGAAATCACTACTTTATTAATTCCGGGGGAAAATGATTCCGAGGAAGAAATCGACAAAATGACCCAGTGGGTGATGGAAAAGCTGGGGCCTGATGTCCCGCATCACTTCACCGCTTTTCATCCAGACTGGAAGATGGTGGACAAGCCGCCCACGCTGCCGGAAACCTTAATCCGCGCCCGTAATATCGCACTGAAAAACGGCTTGCGCTATGTCTATACCGGTAATGTCCACAATCCGGAAGGCGATAGCACCTGGTGCCACCAATGCGGACAGTTATTGATTGGCCGCGATTGGTATATTCTCACCGATTGGAACCTGACCGCCGATGGTAAGTGCAGCCAATGTGGCACGCCGGTAGCAGGTGTATTCGAGGAAAAACCCGGCGACTGGGGAGCGAAACGGTTTGTGGTGGATATGTCGAGATATACTCGTATGGCCCAGTAATCTAGCCCGGATATTTCACCAGCCGGCTTCGGACTTTCTTGTGATTAACTGATTTTTGAACATAAAATGCTTAAGTTTCATGATTTCCACGAAATCCGATTTGGATTCAGCCCGAATCGTATCCCGGCCCTGGCTTGTCCAGGCACGTCTGGGCTTGGGCTTCCTTCAAGCCATAGCTAAGGCTATGCCTTTCAGTCCAGCCCGGCGCCCAGCCGCACCTGTCCTGCGCCATCATCCGGGATGCTGGTGAAATATCCGGGCTAGGTGTAATCTAGGGGTTAATTTTGCCCAGGTGTGAGAA
This portion of the Methylothermaceae bacteria B42 genome encodes:
- a CDS encoding extradiol dioxygenase encodes the protein MTAIRHPAVAGMFYPDNPRELDQMVRQFLASTQVEGPVPKAIIAPHAGYVYSGPVAASAYRLLIPAKDIIKRVILLGPAHRVPFQGLAIPAADYFMTPLGAVAVDKQAIQAIADLPFVVQFDAAHEPEHSLEVQLPFLQEVLEDFKVVPIVVGDATPEEVATVLERLWGGAETLIIISSDLSHYYDYETAKQLDAATSAAIEDLDPSRLGVESACGRIPVAGLLLAARHHNLKAETVDLRNSGDTAGPRDQVVGYGAYVFYS
- a CDS encoding radical SAM protein translates to MTTAALVKDTVPTKYWHKLPDGKIQCDLCPRFCKLHEGQRGLCFVRACQNGQIVLTSYGRASGFAIDPIEKKPLYHFLPGTPILSFGTAGCNLACKFCQNWDISKSREFDTLTVEAPPNAIALAAKDLGCKSVAYTYNDPVIFHEYVIDTAIACREEGIKSVAVTAGFVCPEPRQEFYQYMDAANVDLKAFTEDFYHKICGGHLQPVLETLEYIKHETDVWLEITTLLIPGENDSEEEIDKMTQWVMEKLGPDVPHHFTAFHPDWKMVDKPPTLPETLIRARNIALKNGLRYVYTGNVHNPEGDSTWCHQCGQLLIGRDWYILTDWNLTADGKCSQCGTPVAGVFEEKPGDWGAKRFVVDMSRYTRMAQ